The following proteins are co-located in the Spirosoma montaniterrae genome:
- the eboC gene encoding UbiA-like protein EboC (EboC, a homolog the polyprenyltransferase UbiA, belongs to system of proteins involved in the trafficking of precursor metabolites to an extracytoplasmic compartment so that the biosynthesis of certain natural products, such as scytonemin, can be completed.) encodes MLKALLSLTRPANLVTAIADVLAGMAIAGYFLVPNPPPAPVGWLCLATVGLYGGGVVFNDVFDAELDAIERPERAIPSGLVSKQAASLLGAGLYVMGVFASFLVNSTAGWLAMAIVLLSLIYDRFGKHHNWFGPLNMGLCRGLNLLLGVSILPEQVGPWAWVGLVPVAYIGAITMISRGEVHGGRAGTLRLAGLLYALVIGCVAALAQRRGQLGTALPFLILFGYYIFPPLWRAVRDPIGRNIGLAVKAGVLSLIVMNAAWVAAFASFPLAMLVFCLLPLSRLLAKAFAVT; translated from the coding sequence ATGCTGAAAGCCCTTCTCTCCCTCACCCGCCCTGCCAACCTCGTTACGGCCATTGCCGACGTGCTGGCGGGGATGGCTATTGCGGGCTATTTTCTGGTTCCAAATCCGCCCCCTGCACCAGTGGGGTGGTTGTGTTTGGCTACGGTTGGCCTGTATGGCGGGGGCGTGGTCTTCAATGACGTATTCGATGCCGAGTTAGACGCCATTGAGCGACCCGAACGCGCCATTCCGAGCGGGTTAGTAAGCAAACAGGCGGCTTCGTTGCTGGGTGCTGGATTGTATGTGATGGGAGTTTTTGCATCGTTTCTGGTTAATTCAACGGCGGGTTGGCTGGCAATGGCAATCGTGCTGCTATCGCTTATCTACGACCGTTTTGGTAAGCATCATAACTGGTTTGGGCCGCTAAACATGGGCCTGTGCCGGGGCCTGAATCTGCTGCTGGGCGTAAGCATCCTGCCCGAACAGGTGGGGCCGTGGGCGTGGGTAGGATTGGTGCCAGTGGCCTACATCGGAGCCATCACGATGATTAGCCGGGGTGAAGTACACGGCGGTCGGGCTGGAACGTTGCGGTTGGCGGGTTTGCTCTACGCGCTTGTCATCGGCTGTGTAGCGGCTCTGGCGCAACGGCGTGGGCAACTCGGTACAGCACTGCCGTTTCTGATACTGTTTGGGTATTACATTTTTCCACCCCTCTGGCGGGCCGTTCGCGACCCCATCGGGCGTAACATTGGCCTGGCTGTAAAAGCGGGCGTTTTATCGCTCATCGTCATGAACGCGGCCTGGGTAGCGGCTTTCGCATCGTTTCCGCTGGCAATGCTGGTGTTTTGCCTGCTGCCCCTCTCGCGACTACTGGCAAAGGCGTTTGCGGTAACGTGA
- a CDS encoding BrxA/BrxB family bacilliredoxin, protein MYPPHLLVPFREDLTSVGFTELTTPADVDAAMADQKGVALVVVNSVCGCAAGAARPGVKAALAASAVKPDQLYTVFAGGDIDATARMREYLLPYPPSSPAIGIFKDGELVHFIERHHIEGRSAQMIAQHLEMALEEFSTPQNA, encoded by the coding sequence ATGTATCCTCCTCATTTGCTTGTCCCGTTTCGGGAAGACCTGACCAGCGTTGGGTTCACAGAACTGACCACGCCCGCCGACGTTGACGCGGCCATGGCTGACCAGAAAGGTGTTGCGTTGGTTGTTGTAAACTCGGTATGTGGCTGCGCGGCTGGCGCGGCCCGTCCGGGCGTGAAAGCGGCTCTGGCAGCCAGTGCCGTTAAGCCCGACCAACTGTATACCGTTTTTGCCGGTGGCGATATCGATGCTACGGCCCGGATGCGCGAGTACCTGCTCCCCTATCCGCCGTCGTCGCCCGCCATTGGTATTTTCAAAGATGGCGAACTGGTTCACTTCATCGAGCGGCACCACATTGAAGGTCGGTCGGCGCAGATGATTGCCCAGCACCTCGAAATGGCTCTTGAAGAGTTCTCCACTCCGCAGAACGCCTGA
- a CDS encoding DUF59 domain-containing protein translates to MNDETELKEQIILALKGVYDPEIPVDVYELGLIYDIKIFPVNNVYILMTLTSPSCPSAGEIPGEIEAKVRAVPGVNDVSVELTFDPPYSTELMSEVAKLELGFM, encoded by the coding sequence ATGAACGACGAAACAGAATTGAAAGAACAGATCATCCTGGCCCTGAAAGGCGTATATGACCCCGAAATTCCGGTGGACGTCTACGAACTGGGCCTGATCTACGATATTAAGATTTTTCCGGTCAACAACGTTTATATTCTGATGACGCTGACCTCGCCCTCGTGCCCGTCGGCGGGTGAGATACCAGGCGAAATCGAAGCAAAAGTACGGGCCGTACCGGGCGTCAACGACGTAAGCGTTGAACTGACCTTCGACCCGCCCTACTCTACCGAGTTGATGTCGGAAGTAGCCAAACTCGAATTGGGCTTCATGTAG
- a CDS encoding SufE family protein: MTINQKQDEIIDEFDLFDDQLDKTQYIIDLGKKLPPMPESAKTDENRIMGCQSKVWVDSELKGERLFFMGDSEPTAQISKGLVSLLIRVLSGEKPEDIASADLYFIDKVGMRNLVTSLRAGGLASMIERMKNTARAYAAVKP; the protein is encoded by the coding sequence ATGACCATTAACCAGAAACAAGACGAAATTATCGACGAGTTCGACTTGTTCGACGATCAGTTGGACAAGACGCAGTACATTATCGACCTCGGCAAAAAACTGCCCCCGATGCCCGAATCGGCCAAAACCGACGAGAACCGGATTATGGGCTGCCAATCGAAAGTCTGGGTTGATTCGGAACTAAAAGGTGAGCGGCTGTTTTTCATGGGCGATAGTGAACCGACCGCCCAAATCTCGAAAGGGTTAGTTAGTCTGCTGATTCGGGTACTGTCGGGTGAAAAGCCCGAAGACATTGCCAGTGCCGATCTTTATTTCATTGATAAAGTGGGGATGCGTAACTTAGTTACGTCGCTGCGGGCCGGTGGTTTGGCCTCTATGATCGAACGCATGAAAAATACCGCCCGCGCCTACGCAGCCGTTAAGCCATGA
- a CDS encoding type II toxin-antitoxin system RelE/ParE family toxin, with amino-acid sequence MVDWKDSAREDVRRTYSYLLDLSMSAADDWMEQLEKKLGLIEQFPGMGRMVPDYNVSFIREVFVGRYRLVYSAQTDIPLILALVPMGMPLGKL; translated from the coding sequence ATGGTTGATTGGAAAGACTCAGCTCGCGAAGATGTACGGAGGACTTATTCTTACCTACTGGACTTGTCAATGTCAGCCGCCGATGATTGGATGGAGCAGTTAGAAAAGAAACTTGGACTTATTGAACAATTCCCTGGCATGGGTCGGATGGTTCCTGATTATAATGTCTCATTCATTCGGGAAGTGTTCGTAGGCAGATATAGACTGGTATATAGCGCACAGACAGATATTCCGCTCATTCTTGCATTAGTACCAATGGGGATGCCACTTGGCAAACTGTAA
- a CDS encoding cysteine desulfurase, with translation MQAAPETILDIAKIRQDFPILHQQVNGRPLVYFDNAATNQKPLPVIDALTRYYEGYNANIHRGIHHLAEQATAAFEASRRAVQQFLNAKHWEEIIFTYGTTDGINLVAQTYGRKFLNAGDEIVISGMEHHSNIVPWQMLCEERGCVLRVIPVDDNGELMLDEYEKLLSERTKLVSVVHVSNSLGTINPVETIIEKAHAVGAVVLIDGAQASSHLDLDVQALDADFYVFSAHKLYGPTGMGVLYGKRALLDAMPPYRGGGEMIKEVTFEKTTYNDPPYKFEAGTPNIADVVAVKTALEYMDGLGKENIAAHEADLLHYATEQLQELDGLRIIGQAKHKIGVVSWVMDGIHHQDTGVILDQQGIAVRTGHHCTQPLMQRFGIAGTTRASFAVYNTKDEVDRLIAGLRRVQKMML, from the coding sequence ATGCAAGCGGCTCCCGAAACAATTCTTGATATAGCTAAAATCCGACAGGATTTCCCCATTCTCCATCAGCAGGTAAATGGGCGTCCGTTAGTGTATTTCGATAATGCGGCCACCAACCAGAAGCCGCTGCCCGTCATCGATGCCCTCACGCGTTATTACGAAGGCTATAACGCCAACATTCACCGGGGCATTCACCACCTCGCCGAGCAGGCTACGGCGGCTTTTGAAGCGTCGCGCCGGGCCGTTCAGCAGTTTCTGAACGCGAAGCACTGGGAAGAAATCATCTTCACGTATGGCACCACCGACGGCATCAACCTCGTGGCCCAGACCTACGGACGCAAATTCCTGAATGCGGGCGACGAGATTGTTATTTCGGGGATGGAACACCACTCCAATATTGTGCCCTGGCAAATGCTTTGCGAAGAACGCGGCTGTGTGCTGCGGGTAATTCCGGTGGATGACAACGGCGAGTTGATGCTTGATGAATACGAAAAGCTGCTGTCGGAACGTACCAAACTCGTGTCGGTCGTGCATGTGTCCAACTCGCTCGGCACCATCAACCCGGTCGAAACGATTATCGAAAAAGCCCACGCCGTTGGGGCCGTTGTGCTCATTGACGGGGCGCAGGCCAGTTCGCACCTCGACCTCGACGTGCAGGCGTTAGACGCTGATTTCTACGTATTTTCGGCACACAAACTTTACGGACCCACCGGTATGGGCGTCCTCTACGGCAAACGCGCCCTGCTCGATGCCATGCCACCTTACCGGGGCGGGGGCGAGATGATAAAGGAAGTTACGTTCGAGAAAACGACCTATAACGACCCACCGTATAAGTTTGAAGCCGGAACGCCCAACATCGCCGACGTAGTAGCCGTAAAAACCGCGCTCGAATACATGGACGGGCTGGGTAAAGAGAACATTGCCGCCCACGAAGCCGACCTCCTGCACTACGCCACCGAGCAGTTACAGGAACTCGACGGGCTGCGGATTATTGGGCAGGCCAAACATAAAATTGGCGTCGTGTCGTGGGTTATGGATGGCATTCACCACCAGGATACGGGCGTGATTCTCGATCAGCAGGGTATCGCGGTAAGAACAGGCCACCACTGCACCCAGCCGCTCATGCAACGCTTCGGCATTGCCGGAACCACGCGGGCCTCCTTTGCGGTTTATAACACCAAAGACGAAGTTGACCGGCTCATTGCGGGTCTGCGCCGGGTGCAGAAAATGATGTTGTAA
- the sufD gene encoding Fe-S cluster assembly protein SufD, giving the protein MSFSSYNQFKDQLLAAFHANEERMNGEAKMPLHQVRRAALKQFDLLGFPTIRHEEWKYSNVSGLFKQAFELDENTTVTEADLAPLAIPNLEGNVLYFVNGRYHPELSRIVSPASQLSITTFAEALKADPDFIGSHFARYADYQDNAFTALNTALANDGAVLRIPDNTVVEQPVILRFVSDCRQNNITSQPRNLVIVGRNAEVTMAESFRTMGDRASFVNVVTEIVLNRDARMQYYKVQNESEQAYHIGTTQVSQADNSHFYSATVTLNGHFVRNNLNIVLNGQHAEAFMYGLYMPNGRQHVDNHTLVDHAMPNSYSSELYKGILDDNGTGVFNGKIYVRPDAQKTNAYQSCKNVVLSPGASMNTKPQLEIFADDVKCSHGTTTGQLNDEALFYMRSRGIPKDEARTLLLYAFAQDVLSQIKIQPIREFLNGVVVEKLGK; this is encoded by the coding sequence ATGTCTTTCTCATCATACAATCAATTTAAAGATCAACTGCTGGCGGCTTTTCACGCGAACGAAGAACGCATGAATGGCGAGGCCAAAATGCCCCTGCATCAGGTGCGCCGGGCCGCGCTGAAGCAGTTCGATCTGCTGGGTTTCCCTACCATCCGGCACGAAGAATGGAAGTATTCAAATGTTAGTGGTCTGTTCAAACAGGCGTTTGAACTGGATGAAAACACGACCGTAACTGAAGCCGATCTGGCTCCATTGGCAATTCCAAATCTGGAAGGCAATGTGCTCTACTTCGTAAATGGTCGCTATCATCCCGAACTGTCGCGGATTGTTAGTCCGGCCAGTCAGCTATCCATAACGACATTTGCCGAAGCCCTTAAAGCCGACCCCGACTTTATCGGATCGCACTTTGCCCGCTACGCTGATTACCAGGACAATGCATTTACGGCACTGAATACAGCCTTAGCCAACGATGGAGCAGTGCTTCGCATTCCTGATAACACCGTTGTTGAGCAACCTGTTATTCTGCGCTTTGTCAGCGACTGCCGCCAAAACAACATAACGTCGCAGCCCCGCAACCTCGTGATTGTAGGCCGCAACGCCGAAGTCACAATGGCCGAGTCGTTCAGGACAATGGGCGACCGTGCCAGTTTCGTCAATGTAGTGACCGAAATTGTGCTCAACCGCGATGCGCGGATGCAGTACTACAAGGTACAGAACGAAAGTGAGCAGGCGTATCACATCGGCACCACACAGGTGAGTCAGGCCGACAACAGCCATTTTTACTCGGCCACTGTTACGCTCAACGGCCACTTTGTGCGTAATAACCTGAACATTGTGCTGAATGGTCAACATGCCGAAGCATTCATGTACGGGCTGTATATGCCCAACGGTCGGCAGCACGTCGATAACCATACGCTGGTAGACCACGCTATGCCCAATTCGTATAGCAGCGAACTTTACAAAGGCATCTTAGACGACAACGGCACGGGCGTTTTCAACGGCAAAATCTACGTCCGGCCCGACGCGCAGAAAACCAATGCTTACCAGTCGTGCAAAAACGTGGTGCTGTCGCCGGGCGCGAGCATGAACACCAAACCGCAGTTGGAAATCTTCGCCGACGACGTAAAGTGTTCGCACGGCACCACCACCGGGCAACTCAACGACGAAGCCCTGTTTTACATGCGGTCGCGCGGCATTCCGAAAGACGAAGCCCGGACGCTGTTGCTCTATGCCTTCGCCCAGGACGTGTTGAGCCAGATAAAAATCCAGCCCATCCGCGAGTTTCTGAACGGCGTTGTGGTAGAGAAGCTGGGGAAGTAA
- the sufC gene encoding Fe-S cluster assembly ATPase SufC, translated as MLSISNLHASIGDKEILKGLNLEINSGEIHAIMGPNGAGKSTLASVLAGREQYEVTNGSVTYQGQDLLEMAPEERAAEGIFLAFQYPVEIPGVSTTNFLKTAMNEIRKHRGQEPLDAVQFLKLMKEKMKLVNIDQSLLSRSLNEGFSGGEKKRNEIFQMAMLEPKLAILDETDSGLDIDALRIVAEGVNKLRSPERSTIVVTHYQRLLDYIVPDYVHVLYQGRIVKSGPKELAFELEEKGYDWIKAEQVV; from the coding sequence ATGTTATCCATCAGTAATTTGCATGCCTCTATTGGCGACAAAGAAATACTTAAGGGCCTGAATCTGGAGATCAACTCCGGCGAGATTCATGCGATTATGGGGCCGAACGGAGCGGGCAAAAGCACGTTGGCATCGGTACTGGCAGGCCGCGAACAATATGAAGTAACGAACGGCAGCGTGACGTATCAGGGCCAGGATTTGCTTGAGATGGCTCCTGAAGAGCGGGCCGCCGAAGGCATATTTCTGGCGTTTCAATACCCGGTCGAAATTCCGGGCGTCAGCACGACCAACTTCCTCAAAACGGCCATGAACGAAATCCGCAAGCATCGCGGGCAGGAACCGCTCGACGCCGTGCAGTTCCTGAAATTAATGAAAGAGAAAATGAAACTCGTCAACATCGACCAGTCGTTGCTGAGCCGGTCGCTGAACGAAGGGTTTTCAGGTGGTGAGAAAAAACGGAACGAGATTTTCCAGATGGCCATGCTCGAACCGAAACTGGCGATTCTCGATGAAACTGATTCGGGCTTAGATATCGACGCGCTGCGCATTGTGGCTGAGGGCGTTAACAAACTTCGCTCTCCCGAACGGTCGACTATCGTAGTTACACACTACCAGCGGCTGCTCGATTACATTGTTCCCGATTACGTTCACGTGTTGTATCAGGGCCGCATTGTGAAATCGGGTCCTAAAGAACTGGCTTTCGAACTGGAAGAAAAAGGCTACGACTGGATCAAAGCCGAGCAAGTCGTATAA